The proteins below are encoded in one region of Zingiber officinale cultivar Zhangliang unplaced genomic scaffold, Zo_v1.1 ctg38, whole genome shotgun sequence:
- the LOC122037416 gene encoding caffeoylshikimate esterase-like, with protein sequence MISSKQIASPVNAHPFHFLSLPRQKDACVARKLASCGFGVFAMDYPGFGLSEGLHGYIPSFDSLVNDVVEHFSKIKEKPEYHGLPSFLFGESMGGAVVLKVHFKQPDSWTGAILVAPMCKIADNVIPPWPVKQFLIGIAKLLPERKLVPQKDLGEMAFRDPKKLQQTKYNAIAYKGNPRLRTAVEMLRTTQEIEQRLHEI encoded by the exons ATGATATCCTCTAAGCAAATTGCTTCCCCCGTCAATGCGCACCCCTTCCACTTCCTCTCTCTCCCCCGCCAAAAAGACGCAT GTGTTGCCAGGAAGCTAGCATCATGTGGCTTTGGAGTTTTTGCTATGGACTACCCTGGATTTGGTCTTTCAGAAGGACTTCATGGCTATATACCAAGCTTCGATAGTCTTGTAAATGATGTCGTGGAgcatttttccaaaatcaaag AGAAGCCTGAGTACCATGGCCTTCCGAGCTTTCTGTTTGGTGAATCAATGGGCGGAGCTGTGGTTCTTAAGGTGCATTTCAAACAACCAGATTCTTGGACTGGTGCAATTTTAGTAGCACCAATGTGCAAG ATAGCAGATAATGTTATTCCTCCATGGCCTGTGAAGCAATTCCTCATCGGTATAGCTAAACTTTTACCAGAAAGGAAATTAGTTCCTCAAAAGGATTTAGGAGAAATGGCTTTTAGAGATCCAAAGAAATTACAGCAG ACCAAATATAATGCCATTGCTTATAAGGGAAATCCACGCCTGAGAACAGCAGTGGAAATGCTGAGAACAACCCAGGAGATAGAGCAGCGATTGCATGAG